The DNA window AAATTATTTCGTTCATGAGTGTCAGATAATCATTGAGCTGACCAGCGTAGGCTTTTGCATTGAGTCGCGTACCAAGCTGCGTAAAACCGCAGAGGTCACTGAACATGACGGTGATGGACCGTCGCCTGGGCTCTACGACCCATTCAAAATCGCCGCGAATGATATCTTCCACAAGTCCTGGTGGCAGATAACGCTTGAGCACGTTTTCTGTGAGCTGATGGTTAAGCTCTTCAACTTCACGTTCCCGCGCTTTCAACGAAAGCATATTGCGAACCATGCTGGTGAGCTCTTGGTCGTTAAAAGGTTTGCCCAGGAAAGCATTGGCGCCAATTTCTGTACCCAACACTTTACTCTCATCGTCGCTTTTCGCAGTCAGTAAAATCATGGGCGTCGAGCTAAGCTTGGGGTCGTCTTTAACGGCGGCAATGAGTTCTGGGCCGCTCATTTGAGGCATCATCCAGTCCGTTAAAATGAGATCTGGCTGCAGCTCTTGGGCTAGCTCTAAACCGCGTTTGCCATTGGGCGCGGTGATTACGTGGTAGCCGCTTTTTTGAAGTGTACCGCCAATTAAGGTGCGCATGTCGGCGAGGTCATCCACCACCAGCACCAGTCCGTTTTGGCGCTCACCTATATCGGGTAGAGCCTCAAGCTCTTGGGTTGTCTCGGTGCCAGTTTCGCCTTGGTCTTTGTCTAGTAGCCATTCCTTAACCGAGAACTCTAAGTTGTCAGCGTTCTCTGGAGCCGGGCAAAGAGGAATACTCGCCAAGAAGGTGCTTCCGGTGCCCACTTCACTTTCAACATCCACTTGGCCATTCATTTGCTCAATCAGTGACTTCACCAGGGCCAGTCCAAGTCCAGTGCCTTCGTACGCCCGAGTGGTGGTTTCATCAACTTGGCTAAACACTTCGAAGAGTTTGGCTTGGCCGGGTTTGGAAATACCGGGGCCCGTGTCTCGGACAAAAAGTTTTACATGATTATCTTGAACGGTGAACCCAAGCTCAATGCTTCCACGCGTAGGCGTATATTTGAGAGCGTTGGAGAGATAGTTGAAAACAACTTTTTCCAAGGCATCTGTTTCGCTCATGACCCAAACCGGTGGTTCTTTTTCATCAAGGGATTGTCCATCGCGGGTCACCGTGAATTCGATATCTTTGTTGGAACAAGCCGAGTGAAAGTAATCACCGCAGATATGGATGAAGCGATTGAGGTCGAGAGGTTCCAGCTTTAATTCTGATTTACCGGCCGATATTTTTTGAAAGTCGAGGAGCTGATTAACCAGCCTCAAGAGACGCATAGAGTTTTTGGTAGCAATTTCAATATCGCGATTGTCCGGTTGCTCACGCCTTTGGGACTCCAGCGGATTGAGAATCAGAGTGAGCGGCGTACGAAGCTCGTGGGACATGTTTTGGAAGAACTGTGTTTTGACTCGGTCCATTTCTTCCAGTTGTTCGGCATAGCGCTCGGCTTCTTCTTTGAGTTCTAAAGATGCGAGCCGGGCAGATTCTGCTTTGGCTTTTTGGCGCAATGCTTCGCGGGTGTAATTTTGGGCCTCGGCGGTTTGGAATCTTAAGTCTTCCGTGCGCTCAGTGACTTCCCGTTGCAGATGTTGCCCCAGGTGCTCTGCTCTCTTAAAGGCCTTGGATACCTGGTTTGAGAGAATGCCACTTTGTAAGACCACGAAGGCAATGAAGGTAAACGGTCCGATGTAAATGGTGTCGATGATTTGCATGGCCAGCATGATGTCGTTGGCGGTACCAACGATAAGGACACCGAAGCCGAGTAAAACCCAGCGAGCGAGGGGGCTGCCTTGAATAGATTTAAGGCCTAAGAATCCGACCACGCAGAGCAGGGCCCCTAAGATATGAAGATGGTAGAGGTAAAGATATGAGGAGTAGGTAGTGGGTTCGGTGAATAGGGTGAGTAGAATCAAGGCAGCGCCAGCGGCGTGGCCCAAAACCATTCCCAGTTCTTTGAAGCGTTCGTTGGGTAATAGGCTGTGGATGAAGGCATACATGCTCATGACGCAAAGAGGCATGGCGATATTTTCAAGAAATGAGACCCAGTGAAAGCCTTGTTGAGACCAGCCCATTCCCAATTGCTGGAAAAAGCGCGAACTCATCCAGTGCAGTAAACCAACCGCGAGACAGACCAAAGCAAAGTAGAGAGACGGGAGATCTTCTCGGCGCTGCAGGAAGAGTACAAGGTGATAGAGTGCCACAATCATCAAGAGCCCGAGTATGGCTGCGTTGAGTAGAGTCTGTTTATAGATGGCTTGAGCCATCACTTGGGAGAGGCCAAGATGCGGCGCGTTCCAAATACCACCTCGGGCAACATGGTAATTGCTTAGATGTACCCAAATGACGATGGACTTTTGCTCAGATGAGCCAAGATTAATAGACGTGTTTACTCGAACAGGTATTGTGCCATTGAGTGACCGAGCTGCAACACCTTGATTCATTTTACCCAGTGACTGGCTTCCACTGGGCTCGGTGATGGTCCAGTTGGCCGCGGTACCAATGGCCTGGGTGGAGATACTTAAATCATCTGAGCGAATACCAGGTGGCAGCTTCACCTCAACAACATAGGTAGCATGCCCTTGACTGGGAAGTGTTTGGCCCAAGAGGGTTGGATGGTTTTGTGTGTGCCATAAGCCAGGTACTTGGATGATGTTTTGATGCAGTTGACGAAAAGTCTCGATGGATCCAGGTGCTTGGAACTCATCCCAAAGAAGAAGCCAATCACCTTTGAGGGTAACATTGCCGTTTCTAGAGAAATCCCATTCGGATAAATCGAGGAGCCCATGTTGAGCGGTTGGAGATTCTTGATGTTTCCCCGCACAGCCCCAAAGAATTGTGAGGAAAGCTCCCATGAGGAGGAGACGACTGCGATGGACGGAAGGTGACAACTGAACTCCCTGGCGGGAATAAATGCACGGATAGAAGTAAGACGGAGCTGATCCTCGCCAGCTAGCTCCTTACAATCTCATCAATATGGAAGTCACCGTAGAAAAAGGCTCTGTCATTTTCCCAAAGCGACTTAGCGAGTTCTCTTTTCGGAGTAAGAATATTAGCTAGGCTCTCCGGGCGTGAGCGCGGTACCAAGAGATTCCAATAGGCGATTCTGCCACCTTCACGCATACCTTCGCCCAATGTTTTCAGGAAACCTTCGGTTTGTTCCTCAGACAGATACTCAAAAAGGTCCGAGAGGTTGGCTTTACTGTAGTGCCCAGGGTCAAAATCCTGAATGCATGCATCGAGTGGTTTATTCAAAATATGGAATCGAGGCATGAGGCTTCGAAGTTTGAGGTAATTCTCCGGGCGTAGATATGCAGGGCCCTTGGTTAAGTCGGCGTAGTTCGACGTTAGTAAAAACTCCAGATAGAAGTTGTCTTTGGTTGGTAGATCTTCACAAACATGCCGAAATCGGTCGTGAAAGAACTGGCCCACATCTTCGACCTCAACAAATTTGAATTGAGAGTGGTCGCGACCATGTTCTGCAATCATGTCGCGACTGGTATATTGCTTAAACGTCTCTTTGAACCTCGGCTCATTAAAATATTTTTCAAAGAACTCTTTTTGCGCCTCACTGCCACCTTGGTTTAGGTAGTTTTCCAGCACATCGTCAGGTACGGCAGCTGAGATGAACTTTTCTTGAAATACCCGAAAGTATTTTTCAAGACGCCCGCAATGCACAATTCCCATGTCGAGGACATCACGATTTTTATCCCAGAAGGCTTGAGCATCTTCAGGCATATCGGGCCTAATCTGTTGGTACAGAGCCCAGCGGTCATGCCCTGTACGAACACCCATCAAAACGATGAACTCTTCGTAGTAGAGTTTACTGATAGCAGCTTTTTTTAAATGACAAACAGCTGTTTGAGAGGGATTTAAATCAACGGCCGTAACACTGCGGGGCTCTTCAAGAAGCATAGCAAGGGCATTACAGCCAGCACTGGCAATTGACAGAATATGGTCATCAGGTCCAATGTTTAAACCCTTGATGAGCAAGTCGTAATCTTCCCATACTTGTGAATAACGAATGATAGCTTCTTGAAGGACTTCATTGATCTGCTTTTCTTCAGTCATAAAACTTCCCTATTTCCCGTCTTGAATGATGGTTCCCATATTACGAACCGAGCGCACAACACGTTCCAGGAATTTATAATTCCTGAAAGTATGTGACATTAGATACATACAAACCCGACTTATTGTGAAGTCGTGTAATGCTGCAATAAAGCCACGCCGCCATGTAACTGGATCGAGGGATTGACCTGAAGCTTTCTCCAGGCAGGTTCGGTGGTATTCGATATAGGTATCGATTTGTAGTTTCGAGGCCGACCCGTGCAGTGTAAACGAAAGTAATTCCGCAAGGTCTCGTTGTGGGATATTGATTGTGGCCAATTCCCAATCGTAGGCACAAAGGGTGAGATCATCACCATCTCGTCTGAAACCAATATTTCGCGGGTTAAAGTCATTGTGGACCAAGCAGCGTGGCATGGTTTCAATTTCCTTATACCAGCAACCGATATTTTGAATCATTTGACGGCATGCATCGACATCTTCTTCTTGGAACCATTCGGGGAATTCTTCGCCTGCATGATTGACCAATGCTCGCCAGAGTGGGGTCATCTCGAGCATGTCTTCTGTGGTCATCACATGCCCAATCCATGGTGCCATGCGGAGCGCGTCCTCTTGCCCTAAGCTAATGGAGTGAAGCTCAGCAATCCCCTCGATAGCAGCTCGAATGTGTGCATCTGTCCACTCACTCACATCGTCTGCGGTATTCATGAGTTCGAGGTCACTGATATCTTCCATGACAACGACATAAGCTTCACGCTCGGCATTGTTGTAACATTCGAATATTTTAGGAGCATATTTTTGAAAGCGTGGGTCGTTTTGCTTGTAAATTGCAAGCTCTCTTATGTGGCAATCCTTGAACCCGGTGCGGCTCTTGTTTTTATCGTGGGCACTTGCGAGATGTCCCGCACACATTTGAGCAACGGTGTTGGCCACGTGGATCACTTCTGTATCAGTTGGTTTGATTTTTATTACAACATCATCGTGCCCTTCGGTTCCATCAGATTTCTTATAGTGAATTTTTCGTGGAATGAGGCCGACCACTTTTTCCACTTGGCGTGATGTCATTTCGGTGACGATGCTGCTACCGACTTCAAGTTCGGTGGCTTCAATATTCGTGACAGTGAGTTCAGGGTCTTCGTATACGCGCTTGAATCCACGTTGAAAGAAATCGGGTGTTAAGTCGTTGAGTGTAAACCATTTAACAGGGCGGTTACGTCCAAGGCGGTCGTGTGCTGCTGCAAACTGACCACTGGCCATTGCTGACGCAGTCGATAAGTCCAGCGATAGACAGAAGCCTGCGATGATCTCGGCTAAGCGGCCAGCTTTATGAACACCTTTGCAGCCAATCATTTCAAGGTAATCGGCTTGGGCAGGTAGGCTGGTTCCTCCACCAACTGTTCCTACGATGAGGGCAGGAAGATCCATTGTGACGTGCAGGTCTCCACCGGCATCTCTAAAGCGAAGTGTACCAAGACTTGATTCGTGAACACAGGCAATATCTTGGCCACATGCGGTGAACATAGCTCCAATCACGTTGGCAATATTTACGTTGTTACCAATCATACCGATGTTCACACCTGAGCTCATTGCATCCATGTGCCCATCTTCAATCTGTCTTGAGCTAACTTTTAGAATGCGCTCGAGGGTGTCTTTCTGGATCAGGGCTTCGGCGGTCACCCGGGTACCACGGCCAGTAAGAAAGGATTGAAAGTTAACCTTTTTGTCGCCGCTCATGCCTCCATCGACCATGAAGTTCTGCACTTGAATTTCAGGAAAATGACGGAGTTGATCCAAGATCCACTGACAGGCTTTCCATGTGCAGGAGGTGGTCATGTTTTGGCCAGCGGCATCACCGGTTTCATAAGAGAAGGTAACATTCACGCGGTTACTAACTTGGTCAGGTGTTACACGGCGTAGTTTAGCGTGTCTGGATACTAATCGGGTTTGGGCTGCTATTTCTTCGAAATGGTCTTCAATCCAATGCCTAAACTTACTTGCGGCTGCACTTGTATTGAGAACAAACATGGGGACACGCATCATGACTTGGCGAAGTACTCGTGTTGTAACTCCGCCTGATCGAGAGATTGCTGTTGCACCCCTTGTTGCAGAGGCAACCAAAGCTCCTTCAGAAGTTGCCATGGGCGCATAAATAGGCCCGCGTACATTCATTCCGTTGAACCAGAGAGGCCCAGCTAGTCCAACAGGAATGTCGAGGCTACCTACAAAGTTCTCGATGTTCCCAGTTAGCTTTTCTGCGTCAAAGCGCGTGTCGTCAAGAGTTTCAAGTGGTTGGCTTGTATAACCTCGGATGAACTCGATACGCTCTTTTCTAGCCTTTTCGGTGTAGTGACCGCGGCCAGGAATAACCGGAAGTTTTTCAGGAATTTCTGTGGTGTAGTCTTCTGCCTCTTTAACTGTTTGAAGCTCATGCCAAACGCGCCAAAGAGAAGCGCGAGTTTCTTCATCTTCGCCCTCTAGGCCGATGTCTACATGCTGGTCATCTACCGGTGTGACTCTGCGAACAACCAGGCGTGACAGAGCTTGGCGGCTCATGGCAGTTCCAAGACTGACGTTATGAAGAAGGCTGCCTGCACTCGGGACTTTATCGAGTTCGAGATTGAGGCGAGCTCTTAAACCATGCTCGGAGAGGTCCATGACCTTTCCAATTTGAGTCGCGTTGTTGAGAAATACCTCGAGATAGGCGCTTTTTAGACCGCCGAATGCTTCATCGGTCTCATCCATCTCAAGCCGGTTTTTGACGCGATCTGTAACGTTACTCATGCTTTACCTCTGACTTATTTCGTCTTCGATGAACATATAAGGCCCATTCATCGTCCCAAGAAATGATAGCGCGTGCTTGGGGGGCACACAAACGACGAAGGAGTGCCCCAGTGCCGAAATATCCTTATGATATTTTTAGGAAAAATAGACGCAACAGAAGAAGTGGTCCTGCCGATACTAGATCATGGAGGCGCAACCGGCGCCCTAGATTGGGGACCATTTTTATGAGAAAAAAAGTAAGTAAAATCAGTAATCTGCCATTGGAGCGGAGTGGTGAGCACCCGGCGTTGCAGTTGGCCCCGTTACCTCAAGTAAAAGAGCCGAAAACGTCGAAAAAGCCAGATCCCCAAATCAATGCCGGCTTTTATATTCTACCCCGGTAACACAAAGTTCAGACCCAGTTTTGACCTATTGTGTCATCGCCGGACTGATCGTTTAGCGAACATTTTGAAGCAACAATGTCGTATCGCTGCCGAAAAACAATGCAAGACATAACGCGTGCAGCATCTAACGATTGCACGGAGCATTGGAGATACGAATAATGACAAACGCGCTTTCACCTCAAATTAACCTTCCGGTAAACCCAGAGCGTCGCTCTGTTTCAGATATGGTGTCTTTCTGGGAAAGTAAGTGCCAATCTCCAGCCGAACCCTCTAAAAAGCCTGCAGTCAAAAGTGGTGTTTCTGATTTCCCGATTGCGCGAGATTCGTTCGAGGCGCCTTCGACCAACATTCGACCCACCTTATTGCCGCGCGCGAAGAGTGAGCCAGCATTGCATTCGGCTTTAATCCCAAGCACTGCTCCAAAAGAAATGGATGCCCTAAGCCGCTCTCTCAGTGAGGGAGCGATGGCTACCACCATGGACGCAGTTGCGGTTGAGTCAGGTGCCAGTGAAGTTAATTTGGTTCCCGTCATTTCTACGCCTAATCCTGAAAGCAATCCCACATTGGCGGTTGGAACCACCGAACTTGTCCGTGTTAGCAGTGGAACCTCAAGTGTGGATGTAGCAACTTCAACGGATGCTTTAGCGGTAGCAACGACATCCTCGGTAGAAAAGAGCAAACCGCTTAATGGTGGTGCTCAGCTTGTAGAAGCCGTTACCGGTAAAACGGGCATCTGGGCGGGATTGAAAGCTCTTACCAAGTTTCGATTCGCTGAAGGGTTATCAAATATCGTCCGCGGCTTGGTCAGTGTCCCATTTGCTGGTGTTGCTGCGATTCTAGACGCTCCTCGAAAAATCGGTGATATCGCCTCAACCAAGGGCCAAGCTTTGGTGCTTCAAGGTGAGAACCAGGGCGGCCTGACTGGAGCTTTGAAAACTGTTGGTGGAGGACTAACCCAGGCAGCTGCTGGTATCGCACGGCTTGCTCAACCCGTAGTCGGCATGGCGCTTATGGCCTCTGCTGGACCGGTCGGTTGGGGTATCGGAGCTGTTTTACTCGGGATCTTTGTCGTTAAGGAATTATCGAGTCTTTTGACTGGAAAAACTCACGAGATGCAGACCTTTAAAGCTCTACGTGATGTGGTTAGCGGCGTAGGCGCAATCATTGGCGGTGTCGTTGAGGCTTTCGTCAATCCTATCAAGGCAAGGCTTGCGAATCAGGCGAGCTGACCCATTCAAGATGAATAGATAATCCCCGGCATCTGGAAGCAGGTGTCGGGGATTTTTTTTGGCCCGACCGTCAATCAAGCTGGCTGGCACGCGGTAGGTAAGGGCGCTACACTTTTAAGTAGGAAGTGGGTGGTTTCTCATCGAAGGGGGTTCAGCATGGGATATAGTTTGGGTTCGACGAGTCTAGTTGAAAAGATTTTGGCGATAGCTTTATTGGCAACACTTGTGGCGTGTGGCGGCGAGACTGAAACTGGTGACGACCTCAGTGATGCCTCTGACGCCAGTGACATCGCCGATGCTTCTATTATGTACCGCGTTCAGGAGTTGGTTCTTCGAGACCCACATATTGCAGTGGAGGCTCCGTTTATCGGTTGCATCGACTTAACCGATGAAGGCGCGCCTATGGGCTTGGCTCCTTCGGTAAACAGTATGATTCAAACAAGTATCACCACCGATGACGATGCCGATGGAGATCTTGATTTGAGCTTACTCATGTTTGTGAACCCGCTAGAAACTTCGCCGGGTGGCTCGGGACTGATTCGCATTGGCGATGGTCGCTGCAGTAGTCCTTTAGCGACTACAGTATGCAGTGTCGACTCGGCTGATCCCTTGCAAGACAGCTCCTATTCAAACAGTGAAGCTGGAGCCACTTCGGACTGCTTAGGTTTATTGGATGGTACGACCTCCGATTATTCGCCGCCGGTGAGTTCCGTCGCTCCAGATTGCTATGTTTCCGATGAGGTGGATCTGGTCCTGGATATCGGCGGTATTATGGTCGAGCTTGAATCAGCTAGGGTGTCCGCTCAGTATTCTGCGGATGGCGAAGGCGTGAGCATGGTCGGTGGTTTGATCCGCGGATTTATGTCGGAGCAGCGAGCATCAGAAATCACTTTACCAGACGATTTACCGGTGGTTGGTGGACAACCCGTGGACAGTATCTTGCCGGGGAGTGCTTCCGGTTGTTCAACGATTGACGCACGAGACACCGGTCCGGATGGCTCGACGCTAGGCTGGTGGTTTTATCTAAACTTTGAAGCCAGTGCGGTCGACACGGATGCTACTTGGTGAGTGGGCGGCTTTAAGTGTTTTCGTCTCTCGATTCTTGAAGCGCAATCCAGACAAGTGCGAGGCTGGCGATGGTCAGCGAGACTGGGTTGAACGCTTGAATGGTGACCTCTGGTGAGAATATCAGAACATCCATAAATAAGCCGGTCAGCGCGATACCAGCTACCCACAATGGCCAGGACTTCTTCCACAACAATACCAGCAACACTGCCAATCCCACCTCGGCAATGCCGCCTGCGAGAATCAGAATGTTGGTAGCAATGCCAATTGGGTGGACCTCTATGAGCGCAGCTTCGCTTGGATGCTGAAACAGAATTTTAGGAACAAGCCCGTGGTAGAAGAAAATAAAGGCCAGCGTAAGTCTGGCAACACCGGCTGGTGTACGAATGGATGGGCGGTCGGGAGCCACTGGGTTTAGCCTGCGCCCATTGCTTTAGCAAAGTTGGCTAAATCGTCGTCCAGGGTGGCATTGATGTAATCGATGGTTTTTCCACGAAGTCTCTTTTTGGTTTCGTAAAATGCCATCGAATTGTATCCCGCTAATACTGTTGCGGCCTGATACGCCGTTTCCATTAAGCTATCGCCGTCCACGATTTGGTCAAGGTAACCTGCCTTGACGGCGCTCTTTGAGTCATAGATGAAGGCGCCAAGAGTTGCGGCACTGAGTGCAGTCTTAGCGAGTCTGTCTCTTGCCAGCTCGATGCCAATGATGGGTAAAGGCAGTCCTACAGCTGTTTCGTTCAGGCCAATCTTGAAAGGGCCCTCTACTCCGATCCGAACGTCACCACAGAGTGTCATGAGTGCACCGCCTGCCACAGCGTGCCCGCTGCAGGCCACAACCAAAGGTAGACGTGAACCATAGAGACGCATGAAGAAGGGCGCGCCTTTTTTGAGCAGCCCATTGGCTGATTCTGGTCCTGCCATCATGACCTTTAAGTCAAAGCCTGCGGAAAACCTGCCTGCTCGTCCGGTAAAAACAATAGCCTTAGCTTCTTGTTCGGCTTTCGTAAGTGCAGCATCGAGTTCATCGAGCATGCTGTGGGTAAGTGCATTCACTTTCCCGTCGTCCATTTGAATCAGAGCGATGTCGTTTTGAAGAGAGTAGTTCACAGCCTGGGCAGTCATGGGATGTTTTCTCCAGATGGCTAGGTTAAGCTGGAGCTTATAAGAAAAGTAGGGTGAACCAAATCATTATCTCTTCGGTTCTAATTTCATCATTGTTGGTAAATCCGACGCCGCATTTGCTCTATGAAGATGCATGCTGTTTTGCGATCTAGAAGCTGGTGCAGTACCCAAAGCTGGCTGTCCCCGTGGGTGCCAGTGAAGCATTCCACCCTACGCCATGAACCACCAAGCTCGTCACAAGGTTTTGCGTAACCTCTGCATTCCAAATGTTTTCCAAATTGCCTTCAAGCGGAACTTCAATTTCCCAGGTAATGGTTGCGTCGGAATTGTTGGTTACGACCACATCGAAGCAGGCACCGGAATTCCAACGGCTTGCTTCTATGGTTTCCACGGATAGCCCCTCTGGAGTGGCCGGCCCCGATGGTGAATCGAGGATAGGTTCTTCACGCCCGCCAAGCAGCTCGTTCGTCGTCCAAACGATGGTTAAGTCTTGAGCTGTTGTATCTGTGGCCTCTGGGTCTGCATTTCGTGTGCGAAAGTGGGGTGTGTTGACCATGGCGAGAAGCCCACTTTGAATATCCGCCCCGTTTGAAACAAAGTTCGTTTCTAGGTTCTCCAGGGTTGTTTCGAGGAGAGGCTCTTGATGCAATCCATATGTGTAGCGAAGCCATTGCTCCGTAAAGCAGGCCTGTACATCTTGGCTGTTACTCAATTGTGTTGAAAGTTCGCGAGCACCATTCACGGTGGTATTCGTATGTTGGGTACC is part of the Deltaproteobacteria bacterium genome and encodes:
- a CDS encoding response regulator, translated to MSPSVHRSRLLLMGAFLTILWGCAGKHQESPTAQHGLLDLSEWDFSRNGNVTLKGDWLLLWDEFQAPGSIETFRQLHQNIIQVPGLWHTQNHPTLLGQTLPSQGHATYVVEVKLPPGIRSDDLSISTQAIGTAANWTITEPSGSQSLGKMNQGVAARSLNGTIPVRVNTSINLGSSEQKSIVIWVHLSNYHVARGGIWNAPHLGLSQVMAQAIYKQTLLNAAILGLLMIVALYHLVLFLQRREDLPSLYFALVCLAVGLLHWMSSRFFQQLGMGWSQQGFHWVSFLENIAMPLCVMSMYAFIHSLLPNERFKELGMVLGHAAGAALILLTLFTEPTTYSSYLYLYHLHILGALLCVVGFLGLKSIQGSPLARWVLLGFGVLIVGTANDIMLAMQIIDTIYIGPFTFIAFVVLQSGILSNQVSKAFKRAEHLGQHLQREVTERTEDLRFQTAEAQNYTREALRQKAKAESARLASLELKEEAERYAEQLEEMDRVKTQFFQNMSHELRTPLTLILNPLESQRREQPDNRDIEIATKNSMRLLRLVNQLLDFQKISAGKSELKLEPLDLNRFIHICGDYFHSACSNKDIEFTVTRDGQSLDEKEPPVWVMSETDALEKVVFNYLSNALKYTPTRGSIELGFTVQDNHVKLFVRDTGPGISKPGQAKLFEVFSQVDETTTRAYEGTGLGLALVKSLIEQMNGQVDVESEVGTGSTFLASIPLCPAPENADNLEFSVKEWLLDKDQGETGTETTQELEALPDIGERQNGLVLVVDDLADMRTLIGGTLQKSGYHVITAPNGKRGLELAQELQPDLILTDWMMPQMSGPELIAAVKDDPKLSSTPMILLTAKSDDESKVLGTEIGANAFLGKPFNDQELTSMVRNMLSLKAREREVEELNHQLTENVLKRYLPPGLVEDIIRGDFEWVVEPRRRSITVMFSDLCGFTQLGTRLNAKAYAGQLNDYLTLMNEII
- a CDS encoding DUF3419 family protein; the encoded protein is MTEEKQINEVLQEAIIRYSQVWEDYDLLIKGLNIGPDDHILSIASAGCNALAMLLEEPRSVTAVDLNPSQTAVCHLKKAAISKLYYEEFIVLMGVRTGHDRWALYQQIRPDMPEDAQAFWDKNRDVLDMGIVHCGRLEKYFRVFQEKFISAAVPDDVLENYLNQGGSEAQKEFFEKYFNEPRFKETFKQYTSRDMIAEHGRDHSQFKFVEVEDVGQFFHDRFRHVCEDLPTKDNFYLEFLLTSNYADLTKGPAYLRPENYLKLRSLMPRFHILNKPLDACIQDFDPGHYSKANLSDLFEYLSEEQTEGFLKTLGEGMREGGRIAYWNLLVPRSRPESLANILTPKRELAKSLWENDRAFFYGDFHIDEIVRS
- a CDS encoding phosphotransferase — its product is MSNVTDRVKNRLEMDETDEAFGGLKSAYLEVFLNNATQIGKVMDLSEHGLRARLNLELDKVPSAGSLLHNVSLGTAMSRQALSRLVVRRVTPVDDQHVDIGLEGEDEETRASLWRVWHELQTVKEAEDYTTEIPEKLPVIPGRGHYTEKARKERIEFIRGYTSQPLETLDDTRFDAEKLTGNIENFVGSLDIPVGLAGPLWFNGMNVRGPIYAPMATSEGALVASATRGATAISRSGGVTTRVLRQVMMRVPMFVLNTSAAASKFRHWIEDHFEEIAAQTRLVSRHAKLRRVTPDQVSNRVNVTFSYETGDAAGQNMTTSCTWKACQWILDQLRHFPEIQVQNFMVDGGMSGDKKVNFQSFLTGRGTRVTAEALIQKDTLERILKVSSRQIEDGHMDAMSSGVNIGMIGNNVNIANVIGAMFTACGQDIACVHESSLGTLRFRDAGGDLHVTMDLPALIVGTVGGGTSLPAQADYLEMIGCKGVHKAGRLAEIIAGFCLSLDLSTASAMASGQFAAAHDRLGRNRPVKWFTLNDLTPDFFQRGFKRVYEDPELTVTNIEATELEVGSSIVTEMTSRQVEKVVGLIPRKIHYKKSDGTEGHDDVVIKIKPTDTEVIHVANTVAQMCAGHLASAHDKNKSRTGFKDCHIRELAIYKQNDPRFQKYAPKIFECYNNAEREAYVVVMEDISDLELMNTADDVSEWTDAHIRAAIEGIAELHSISLGQEDALRMAPWIGHVMTTEDMLEMTPLWRALVNHAGEEFPEWFQEEDVDACRQMIQNIGCWYKEIETMPRCLVHNDFNPRNIGFRRDGDDLTLCAYDWELATINIPQRDLAELLSFTLHGSASKLQIDTYIEYHRTCLEKASGQSLDPVTWRRGFIAALHDFTISRVCMYLMSHTFRNYKFLERVVRSVRNMGTIIQDGK
- a CDS encoding DoxX family protein, which gives rise to MRTPAGVARLTLAFIFFYHGLVPKILFQHPSEAALIEVHPIGIATNILILAGGIAEVGLAVLLVLLWKKSWPLWVAGIALTGLFMDVLIFSPEVTIQAFNPVSLTIASLALVWIALQESRDENT
- a CDS encoding crotonase/enoyl-CoA hydratase family protein codes for the protein MTAQAVNYSLQNDIALIQMDDGKVNALTHSMLDELDAALTKAEQEAKAIVFTGRAGRFSAGFDLKVMMAGPESANGLLKKGAPFFMRLYGSRLPLVVACSGHAVAGGALMTLCGDVRIGVEGPFKIGLNETAVGLPLPIIGIELARDRLAKTALSAATLGAFIYDSKSAVKAGYLDQIVDGDSLMETAYQAATVLAGYNSMAFYETKKRLRGKTIDYINATLDDDLANFAKAMGAG